GTGTCCATGGGGACGAAGGaagtgacttttaaatttttcaaaagttttaggACTttgctggtgactcagtggttaagactctgcacttccactgcagtggggcTTGGAATCAATCTCCactcagggagctaagattctgcatgccccATGGcacaggcacagccaaaaaaaatattaagctttaaaatttttaattgatttagagttccctggtggcttagtggttaggattctaggCTTTCAGTCttgtgggcccaggttcaatccctaatcagggaactaagatcctgcaagctgcatgcctcagccacacacatacacacaaaaataaaaagttcaatttAAATTAAGGCTTAATTATACGCATGCCACTACTGGCTACTGTATTGGCCAGCACAGCTCTGTAAAGAGATGTCTTCACTGTGTTACCCCTCACCCCTTACACTGAGACTAAGTGTTTTTCCTGGGGTGAAAATTGAAAGGTTTATGTCCATGCTAGTTTTAAGTCTTGTTTTATGGCTAAATCAGCACCCCTGAATGAAGTTGGGGGAGCTTTACACTATTTCTTAAGGCTGTGGCCCCATTCAGCAGAGTATTTTTTGAGGGAtgggggaaaggggagagagcacgTCTAACTCCGGGCTTCCGTTCCCAGGTAACCACCTGCTGTTTCAGCAAGTGCCAATGGTTGAAATCGACGGGATGAAGCTGGTGCAGACCCGGAGCATCCTCCACTACATCGCAGACAAGCACCATCTCTTCGGCAAAGACCTCAAGGAGAGAACCCTGTACTGTGGCTCCTCCGGGGTGTTCTCAATTGTACCTCTAGCAATGCTTAGCTCATTAGCCATCCTCCACAGCCCCCTGGTCCACTGCATGTCCTGTATCGTTAGTACAAACAAGGAACAAACCTCCAGAAAGGTCATCAAGACCACTTGGAAAGTCAGTACAGAGAGTCTGAGTAAAATGAGGGGAAAGGATTGAATTTGGGTATTAGAGACTGTGTCTGGGGTGTGGTGAGGTTTCTGCATCCTtaaatgttttgattttattttttttttactgttcttgCAAATCTATTATCACTGAGTATTAGGAATCAGAAGCTGCTGTGACATTCAAGGCCCAGAATACTGTGCACTGGCTTATAATTTGAACTCAGAGCCTGGTCTTTGTACCTCCTGGATCATGTCCCTGGGCAAAGTGTTAGGCTCTAGTGTCCTGATGAGTTTCCAGTGTGATGAGGGTACTAATAGTATATTCCTCATAATGCTGTAGGATTCAATGAAATATTAGATGTAGGGTATTTAGCACCACTCCTCGTACACACCAAGTATTCTGTAAATGTACCCACTATTTTTACAAATGTGAAGTTGTACCCATACTGAGCATGGGTGAAAGGACATCCATGACTCTGGTACTTCGAGATTTGTGATGGGTTTCTCTGAAGAAGTTTTCTGATTTATAACTAGAATTGACTTTGCATCTTTGCTGTTAAGGGACAGGTGGAGATGAATGCTTCTTGATATTTAAGTAGCCCGAGCTGTAAGAGAAAAGCATTCTGGATATTTAGCTGTGGGAGCCAATGAGGGGCCACTGAGaaaatgctttgtgtgtgtgttttgaaggATTGACATGTATGTGGAGGGGACCCTGGATCTTCTGGAACTGCTTATCATGCATCCTTTCCTCAAACCAGACGATCAGCAAAAGGAAGTGGCTAATATGGCCCAGAAGGCTATAATTAGATACTTTCCTGTGTTCGAAAAGGTAGgtggcagctaagcctgtggagACAGCATCACCAGACCACAAAACACCCCTCTTCTGCTCAGGCAGAGTAAAAGCTGAGCCCTGCTAGACCAGCCCTCTGGGTTCCAAAGAGCTGACGGTTGCGTCAGCACAAAGCCAGCATGTCTTGGAGCCTCCCCTACTCTTCCAGAGTCTTCCGTGCTCTCTGGCCAAGATACAGGCTCACCTCTGTATGCACTGTCATTGCTTGCCTTTGCCAGGTGGCACCCTGTACAGGACACAGGAGAGCAGAAGccagctccttccttccttctttcgtTCCATCCTACTTGATAGTTGGATATGAAGAGAAGAACCGTGgctgttttatttctcttcccttttgttctctttcttgtcTCATTACGGTATCTGTTTTACTGAACTTCAACTCCTCCTCTCTTTTCCTCAATGGAGAAGGATTATTTTAAATGCCTCAGTTAAAAACAAGAGCAAGTAAAAGCCGGGAATTGGCAATTTCCTCTGGCCATTGACGTGGAAGTAGATAAGAAGGAAGAGAGGTGCTTTCTGAGTGTTTCTGCCCTTGGTTTCATGGTCTCTTGCCTGCAGGAACTTTGTGAATGTAAAATAGGATGATGCAGAAATGGGCTGTGGTGAGGGAGGAACAGGTGTCTTGGATAAGGGTCACTGCCAGCTTCTGTCTCCCTGTGAGTCAGACTACGTCAGAACTCCGCCAAACATACGGGCTAAAAGTTATTACTTTcttatttagttagttatttaTGGCTACACTGGGTATTTGTGGCTGCACACCGGCTTTCTCGGGTTGTGGTGAATGAGGGCTTCTCTCTAGGTGTAGCGCGTGGGCTTATCATCATGGTGGTTTCTCCCGTTGCCaagctctagggtgcgtgggcttcagtagttgagacacaagggcttagttgctccgcagcacgtggaaacttcccagaccagggatcaaactcgtgtccccttcattgacaggcagattcttacccactggaccaccaatcCTGTTACCTTCTTTTTACACATAATGAAATAGAACCACAGAGAGACTGCGTGACATGCCTAAGGTGGGAGCCAGGACTGGAACTCTGGCCTCTGACTACATTCCAGACTCTGTCTTTCTCCAGTCTGGCTCCAGTCACTCTGTTTGATTTGGAATCATCTTAgagtccctctctctctctcacacacacacacatgcacgcacatacaCATATCTGCAAAGGGGCTCTCCCCTGGTCTCCCCCTGTTCCTTGCTTCTTTCCAATCGCCATCTATTCCTGTGAATCTCCGCACCTAACCCTCAATATGGGAGTCAGGATGAAttctcattcttttaattttcttggtcttgaaagtgaagtgaaaatattagtcgctccatcgtgtctgactctttgcgactccacagattgtagcctctgtccatgggattctccaggcaagaataccggagtaggcagccattcccttctccaggggatcttagatGTTAAAGgaagcctgctttttttttttcttcttcactgtcgTGTCTAGTTTACGACTGTGAGTCCTGACAGTCATAGAAACACAGAACTGGGAAATAGATTAGACTCCTTGGACAGGACCAGTGGCTTACTTCTTACATCCTTCCCACCATCTCCTGAATGCATCAGGACTAATTCTTTTCTGCTGACACATTTACAGAATAGCTGTATCCTTTTAAAGCACCAGATGCTATATCCAGAATTAATACTTCCTTCTGCTTTTCAGGGTCTCATTCTGTTATAAAGCAGAGACCTATGGATGCTGTCATTTCTACACCTTTTTTGCTCATTCTCTCTTAGGGAACTTCCTCTTAGTTGATGTTATttgtaaaaagataaaagaaaaaggcCATGGTTTCAGCTCTTAGATGCTGCACTGATTCCATAGCTGTATTAGTTTCTCCATGTCGACCATTGTAACCGATGTAAAACATTTATACCCTGCAGGTTTTACGGGGTCATGGACAAAGGTTTCTTGTTGGTAATCAGCTGAGTCTTGCAGACATAATTCTACTCCAGACCATTTTGGCTCTAGAAGAGAAAATTCCTAATATCCTGTCTGCCTTCCCTCACCTCCAGGTAAATAAACTAATGTTTTAGAAGATTGACCCACAACTCTTAGGCCTTCCTTCAATGTCTGTTGATTGATTggctctgtgtttgtgtgtgtgtatgtaatattTTTGGTTCTCATTATGGTGGTGGTGTTGTGCAgtctctgagttgtgtccaactgttttgtgaccccataaattgtaccctgccaggttcctctgtccatgggatttcccaggcaagaatcctggagtgggttgctatttcctttccttctccaggggatcttccagatccagggatcaaacctgcttctggcaggcaggttctttaccactgagccatcggggaagctaGATTCtagttattaaaatgaaatgaaagtacaGACTTGAAATTGGTTTTCTGGTTCCCAGGCCCTTAGAGCTGAGCAGTTGTTTACACATGAAAGAAGTTGTCTCTCGACTTTGCTGCGTGACTACACTCTTGGAACAAATTCCATACTagagtttttattaatattagtgACATATGTGTGAATACTTCTGTATAATGTTTGTACACATGCTTAATTAAGGCTGTGCTTTGTACACAGGAGACATTTGTTAAATGGTAGCTTTTTAAGTAAATGACctctttattttgaaagattttattaGAATAATTATAGACAATGGATGTTCAGTTCCCatataatttagaatttttaCCAGATCAAATGGATTTTTCCTCTCAATTACTGAAAATTGTTAAGATTTGACTCTATGAatgaaaacagatttctttttcttctttgcagttTACATGAATATCTGGTGTCTTGAACCCTACGTTACAAAAATGCAACTGGCCATCGTCCACACATAGCTGGAAAGAGAATTCATTTGTTAATAGAAGTAAAAATGTCCAAGGAAGCTGAACCTTAAAATGTAACTTGTACTGtctgatgaattttaaaagtatttctattTAAACTTTCTTCTTAGAGCAATATATTTGAGGTacttaaatggcaccccactccagtactcttgcctgggaaatcccatggacggaggagcctggtgggctgcagtccacggggtctcgaagaattggacatgactgagcgacttcactttcacttttcactttcatgcattggagaaggaaatggcaacccactccagtgttcttgcctggagaatcccagggacggcggagcctggtgggctgccgtctatggggtcacacagagttggacacgactgaagcgacttagcagcagcagcatgtcttttttgtccttctttttctttaagcaaGTATAATCCCATTCTaagtatcttttttattttgctgtctCTGAAAAAAGTTGACATCGTGGTGTGGATTTGCATAAAGCCTGGTCTAGATCCCAGCCACTGTGGCAGATTGTAAATAATACCAACAGATCAGCCCCTCAACAGATGTTGGATTATGGCTCTGTTTGGATCCctgtaacaaatatttattgcagaCACTTTGATGGGCCATTTTGCAGCACCGTATTTTCATAGaatggctcagccagtaaagaatccacctacagtgcaggagacctgggtttgatacctgggttgggaagataccctggagaagggaacagctacccactccagtattccggcctggagatcgccatggactgtatagtccatggggtcgcaaagagtcggacatgactgagcagctttgaAGTTCAAGTTCAATTTTAGCCTTGAACTTTTGCGTTTTCTCTTTTCAGGAGTACACAGTGAAAATCAGTAATATCCCTACAATTAAGAAATTCCTTGAACCTGGCAGCAAGAAGAAGCCTCCCCCCGATGACATCTACGTGAGAACCGTGTACAACATCTTCATGCCATAGGACAGCAGTACAGCTGTGACTGAGCACTGCCCCCAGAGATTGATGTGTCCACAGTAGTGTCTTAATTGAAGCCAGGCTGCCGTGATCCAGCTCTGTCGTGGTGCTGTGTATATTGTTCCTAAGTTGGTCTTTCATGTCCTAATATCTCTTTGAGAAACATCGACCTGTTTTTTTGGTCCAGTGAGTGATTGTTACAGGAcctcttctgaaatatttttggaGAGATCAGCCTTTAAGTTAGATCTGCTCTGTCTGTTCATTTCCTGGTACAGGGATGGGTAGGACCTTGTATCGTCTGTCCCCTGAGCTTTTGTCCTCTCCTTATCCCATTCTAAACTCCCTCCAGTCTCTTCCTGTTTTTAGTGTCTAATAACAATGGAGTTTTTACTAGATAGTAACTCTCCTCTGAGCTATAATAGATCCGTGGTAGTGATGAATGCCTTTGATATTCACTAAAATAAAGGATTTACAAATCATTGCCCTGCTGCtagaatttttaagttaaattatttGGAATATATAATGCATTCACATGgttcaaaaatcaaaaatatacaaaaggctATACAAGAACTtccatggtggcccagtggttaagagtctgcctaccaatgaaggggacacaggtttgatccctggtcccggacctaaaatcccacatgccatggagcaactaagcccacgcaccactactactgaagcctatgtgctctagagcccatgctccacaatgagaggagccacctcagtgagaatcTCAcccactgcaaccagagagtagcccctgctcgctgcacctagagaaatcccgtgcgcagcaacaaagacccagcacagccaaaaataaatgaacttataTTGTTGGAAGTGTTTCCAGCTCTGCCTCCCAGTTCTTTTCAGTTCTGCTCCCTGCAGGTAAACATCATTATCCTTTGTATATTCTTCCAGTTATATTTGACATAAGTgtaagaaaatatgaatatatataacttttatccTGTTATTACCCAAATGGTTATTTAGGGACTTCTAGTTTTTTTTGCACTTCAGAACTAAAAGTATGACTTAGTACTGTTTTAAACATGTATTGACTTGCATCTTAAATATTAATTGAgctcctattatgtgccaggcagggTGCCAGAAGGCAAAACCCTAAAACAGAGCCCTGCTTTAGAAAAAAGTCACCACGCAGTAGGCAAGATAGATGCGTCAATAGCAGaagtaattttagaaaagaaaaaattgccACTCGAGAGTAGCTAATACTTGGGAATTTAAAAACTGGAGAAAGGCAAGTATTTGATCCGCGTCTCATAAAGAAAACACACTCATTTCTTACTGCAAGAGGGATTTCTGCCCAGATGTAAAGAAACAGTCCCGAGGTGACCCTTCATGCCTGTCACAATCAATGCAAGGCCCTTGGAGTTTTATTAGAGGAAAATCCAACACAGATGTGGAGATGGTTTTCTGCCTTCACATTTTTACAATTTGAACACTCAGTCATCACTCAGATACTTAGAACTGCTGAAGGAGCAAGGGCTGGCAGCAGGTGCATCACCGGGCAGGCCTGGGGAGCACTGGTGTCCAGGCTGATGCTCCCACCAGCCTCCTGGGAgcaaaggaacaaaaagaagaaactgaatgggtgtgggggtggggatgcaGAAAGAATCACCTTCCCCACGTACAGGTCTGGCCTTGGCTTCAGGAAGCTGATCTCTAAGCCTTAGAATCTCTCTTACCATTTACTATTCAGAGACATGCCTGATAGAAGTATCTTTGTTTGCCAGGGGCCCTGGGCCAGGTAGATAACAATGGCTATATGATTTCAAGCATAGGCTTTGAGCCACGGCAACCATGCGATGGAGGGCGGGCTCTGGGTCATGTGGTGTCAGCCCCACCCTGGAGGGGGCTGGAGACAGATCAGCCACGTGGGTGGTCAGTCATGCCCACGTGATGGAGCTCCAGTAAAACCCTGGACTTCCGGTTCTGCCGAATGAGGACATCTGGACACTCTGAGCCTGGAACCCTTCTGGACTCAGTCCTGTGCATCTCTTCCCTTGACAGATTTTCATCTGTGTCCTCTCCGTAGTAAACCGTTGCTGTGAGTATGACCATTTTCTGTGAGTTCTGTGAGTCTTTCCAGCAGACTGTTCGGGCATGAGGCCGTTTGGGGGACACTccgagggctttccaggtggcactagtggtacagaacctacctgcaagtgcaggagaagtaagagacatgggtgtgatcccgggtcaggaagatcccctggagtaggaaatggcagcccactccaggattcttgcctggagaattccatggacagaggagcctggcgggcttacagtccatgggggtcacaagagtcagacacgactgaacaattaaaccaccaccaccgtgaACCTGCTGTTGGTGTCAGAGCAAGGGCGGTCTTGGATTGCTCCCTTCCAATGCTTCAGTGAGGGCAAACACTTTACCCTCACTCGGAGATTAATTTACACATGGGAGCAGACACTGACTTGGTAACAAGATCTCTGTCGTTGAGTTGTGTAAGACAGCAGGAAATGGGAGCTGTTATATGACTGGGTGGGATTTCAATACCCAGGGCCATTGCCTGATAGATTATTCGAGCAGACCAGAAGCCATTGTGCAAACAGTGCTCTGGGGGTTTTAATTCTCTCAGACACAAGGGGGCCCTCAAGGCTGGCTCTTGGAGAAGACAACCAGTGAGGAAGTTGGGTCTGTGCTGAATTGGAGGATtagtgaaaataaagacaaaagccAAGCTGCCTCCAGTGAAGACAGGTTCCCATACCGCTCTGTTCAGGGTTATACGACCTTAAATCATTCAGTTCACTTCCCATGTTGGAGAcaagctccccctcccccatcccaaacAAGTGCAATTTCCTGGCCTTGTTACAAGCTTTTTGGGGGGTCCAGACCTTTTAGTCTCAACAGCCTCCACCATCCCATCTTCACAAGCCGCCAGACTCTGGTAAAAGAGCCAGGAGGTCAGGCAGCAGATGGTTGTCCTCAAAGATGTCAGCATGCTGTGTTCAGGAAGGAATCAGACGTGTGAGGCAGGGAGACAGGGCAGAGGGGGCCCATGAGGCTCACGGGCTAGACCCCACAGCAGCTGAGCCAATGGGGTGAAAGGGCACCCCGGGGGTAAACGGGGCACTTGTGGGGGCTCCAGTGTCCTCTGGGACAAAAGGAGGAGCTGAACGGTGTGGGGTTCTGGTGTCTGTCAGAGGAGGAGGTGCAGCACCTAATGAGCCCAGGACCCAATATCAGCTGCTTAGAGGGCTTTGGCAGACTGGGTGCCCAAAGGAACCCGTGACACTCCTGCCTGGGTCCCTGAGGAGGGTGGGTATGGAAGGGCCTGTGGATGCAACAGCAGAAGGTGAATTCCAGCCTCTGCAGCAAATGGCTACCAGCCCAGGCTCTCGTACTTGCTGGTGTTCCCACTTTGTTGTATGTGCATTTTATTCCTTTACCCAAATTGTCTGCCCAGAAGATTCCGTGGCGGGATCCTTGTTCCATCAGCTTCAATGTTCCCACTAAGGGAATCTTCTGATCATGAACTCGGTGGCCCAACCCCGCACCCCATGTTTCTTTCTCATCATCCATCTCATCTCTCATGttctcatcattttattttcttcaaagcacTTGACACCCACCATCAATCTCTCTGTTTAATCAATCTGTGTctttaaagtgggtttcttacagaaaaccaaaaataggGTCTTGTTTTAAAATCCACTCATGAATGTTTACAACATTCATATGGAGCTCTGTATCACGGTCACAGGTGTAAAGCCTTATATGGAGGCCACACAGGTGGAGCCCTGCACCAAGGTCATCTCCGAACTGACCAAGTCCCACAGTAACCATTGCCATGAGCCTCCCTGATCTAAACTGGCCAGCTCCCTTACCCCATATTAGGAAAATATACTCACCCAATTACCCACCCTATAGCACCCTAACTAATCACCTAATGCtacccttccagcaggaattttctttgtcttgagactataaaaattggctactaatCCAtgaaaggagtcagctcttccttGAGCCAGCCCGCTGTTCTAACAGTATCTCCTGCTTTAATAAACTCTATActcctctcattctgcctctAGAATCTGTGTCTagagattcttttccaacttgtGCACAGACCACGACAattcacatttaaagtgattattgatgtGGTTGCATTAATctctactcttttcttttttgtgtgactCTTTTCTATTTGTTGCCTTGGTTCTTCACCCCccactgtttttgctttgtcttctaCTCTTTTTCTGCCCTGTCTGTTTTAATTGAGCATgttatataattctattttttctcctttcttagcaTGTCAATTATAGTTTGTATTTTTCTAGTTTTAGTGGTTGTTCTGAAGTTTGTAATATTTATATACAACAACACTAaggcctcttccaacaacactgtATCACTTCACAGGTGATGCAGGtaccttatcagttcagttcagttgctcagttgtgtctgactctttgcgaccccatggactgcagcacaccaggcttccctgtccatcaccaactcctgaagcttactcaaactcatgtccatcgaatcagtgatgccatccaaccatctcgtcctctgtcgtccccttctccagccttcaatctttcctagcatcagggtcttttccagtgagtcagttcttcgaatcaggtggccaaagtattggagtttcagcttcagcatcaatccttccaatgaatattcaggactgatttcctttaggatggactggttggatctccttgcagtccaagggactctcaacagtcttctccaacgccacacttcaaaagcatcaattcttagcgctcagctttctttatagtccaactctcacatccttacataactactggaaaaaccatagccttaacgagatggacctttgttggcaaagtaatgtctctgctttttaatatgctgtctaggttggtcataacttttcttccaaggagtaagcgtctttaaatttcatggctacagtcaccatctgcagtgattttggagcccccaaaaataaagtctgtcactgtttccactgtttctccatctatttgccatgaagtgatgggaccggatgccatgatcttagttttctgaatgttgagctttaagccaactttttcactgtcttctttcactttcatcaagagtctctttagttcttcgctttctgccataaaggtggtgtcatctgtgaatctgaggttattgatatttctcccagcaatattgattccagcttgtgcttcatccagcctggcatttcacatgatgtattctgcacataagtttaaataagcaggatgacaatatacagccttgacgtactccttttcctatttggaaccagtctgttgttccatgtccacttctaactgttgcttcttgatctgcatacagacttctcaggtaCCTTATAACTGCTTATAATTCCTCCGTCCTACCCCTTATAACACTGTTGTCATAGATTTCTTTTATCCGTAAGCTATAATCATCTGATACATTGTTGGCATTATTATTTTGAACACCTCGCACTTATTTGCTTATATATTCATACAGCCTGTTTTCCCCAACTAGAATGTAAGCAGTACCACCAATGCAGGAATTGAGTCTGACATATGTAACATCGTAGACCCTGGGACTAAAACAGTACCAGGCACAGAgtggtactcagtaaatatttgttgcatgagCCAGTGGAATCTTTCTTTCAACTTACTTGAGTAACCTGATCTAACATCCAAACAATGGATGTAAAGTGAAGCCCTAGAGGTATGTACAAACTCGAATGCTCATTGGCCAATCCCTTGAAGGGGTAGAGCGTTCAATTAGAAAAGAAAGGGTTATAAGTCCTCACGTAATCCCCCTGAAGCACCCCAGAGAGGAGATCCAGGAAGAGATAAGGTTAGTGGTGAAGTTCTTATCTGTTCTTTTTAGGCTTGGTTGGATAGTTTATTTTGTGACCAAATTTGTCACTTGTAGTCAgaaatttttgtgattttatgGTTAACTTAATGactattatttacttttatttttgttgaagtatagttgatttaaaatgctgtTCCAGTCTCTGCTCTACAGTAATGACTATTTCTAAACTTGCTTATATCAAACAAAAGGAATGGGTATTTTTTTCTGCAGAGTAGATACACCTATGAAAATGAAATAGCATATGTACATCTAAACAAGGCCTTTGAAGACTATCATTTCGATGCATGAAATGTGCATTATGTCAGACATTcaaatgccctcaaaactgtgttaCATATTAAgtgtaatttcaaaaataagtaTGTAAGAGTCAAGTGGTATTTCAGTTGATTGGTGGACATAACACCCTTGGTGGAACTTAAGCGTTTGTTAATTTTTGAGCCATGACATTTTTTCCTCCTTGGCCAAATTGCATCGTTTTGAACACAGCTGGAAAGAACACAGAAATCACCCGCTCTGTGCTGGGTGCCTACAGGTAAACTCAATCTCCTGCATCCCTTGTATGCGTGGAAGATTCAGTTCAAATGATCTGACACTGGGGTCTTCCCCTGGGGTCTTGCTTCCTCAGGGGATGGCGCCAAGTTGAAAGCAGGAGTCTCTAAGTCAAACCCTGACACAGATTTTTCTAGAATTTGCCCCAGTTTTTAACAGCAGTGGGCCATGTTGTGGTTCACTTTGTTTATCCTCCAAGGAGCGTGGGATGAAAGTCTCCTCCCTCagctatatttttcatttaagtaaGTTTGTTAACCTTGCGAGGATAAGTCAACATGAATCAATCTGTTAGACTTTAATGCAAAGGAAATTTCATTTCTGTAACTGAAATATAGAAGATGCTTACTTAGCATGTGAACTTGGAACAAAATTACCTCCCTCATCATGCTATAAGTAATCCCCACTCCCACCTCACCCAGGAATAGGGTTCAGCTATTTGTGTCTTTAAAATGTCatgtaaacactgctgctgctgctgctgctaagtcgcttcagtcgtgtcctactctgtgagatcccatagacggcagcccaccaggctcccccgtccctgggattctccaggcaagaacactggagtgggttgccatttccttctccaatgcacgaaagtgaaaagtgaaagggaagtcgctcagtcatgtccaactcttagtgaccccatggactgcagcctaccaggctcctccatccatgggattttccaggcaagagtactggagtggggtgccattgccttctctacatgTAAACACTAACGCAGCTCTTTTGGTGagggtggagtgggggtgggggctccatGTAGGAGACTTTCCCTCTGATAGCATGTCAAACCCAACTAATTAAGGTGTCAgatccaggaacttccctgggggtccagtgttcaagactctgtactcccagtacagggggcacaggttcgatccctggctgggaaactaagagcCCATGCGCTGCTCTGCTTTGTCATGAAGGTAGACGGTTCTGATCCATTGGAGAAGCAGAATAAATGTCAAGGATATTTCTAGTGATAATAGATTCAAAATTCGCCTCTTGTATTCTGGCCCAAAACATCTGCTAAAACTGGCAACTTCTTTAGTTAATCTCTCAAAACTTTCATTATCTTAAAAACTCAATAAAAGCCTGCTTTTTGCCTAACTGAAATCAAGGAAAATGTGCATTGATATGCCTAAATTATCCAGAACAACTGTTAACATTGTCAGCAGAATTTCACACCCATCGCCCCCAAAAGACTGGCTGATTTCCCAACATGTATGTTCAGCAGATAGGAGCAAAGGGCGAATGAATATAGGGGAAAAGAAGTAAGATCAGAAAGACTGTTAAAGCTGAGAAAAGGAAGAT
This genomic window from Bos mutus isolate GX-2022 chromosome 23, NWIPB_WYAK_1.1, whole genome shotgun sequence contains:
- the LOC102280813 gene encoding LOW QUALITY PROTEIN: glutathione S-transferase A4 (The sequence of the model RefSeq protein was modified relative to this genomic sequence to represent the inferred CDS: inserted 1 base in 1 codon) gives rise to the protein MATKPKLHYPNGRGXMESVRWVLAAAGVEFDEEFLETKEQLQKLQDGNHLLFQQVPMVEIDGMKLVQTRSILHYIADKHHLFGKDLKERTLIDMYVEGTLDLLELLIMHPFLKPDDQQKEVANMAQKAIIRYFPVFEKVLRGHGQRFLVGNQLSLADIILLQTILALEEKIPNILSAFPHLQEYTVKISNIPTIKKFLEPGSKKKPPPDDIYVRTVYNIFMP